GATCGTGCTGACCATCGTGCTGTTCTACTTCGCAACGCGCGCGTGGCCGGAGAACGCGTTCATGCGAAAGATCACCTTTGCCGTCGAACAAGGTCCCGACTACGTTGCGAGCGCAGACTATACCATACTGCGCGGCCGGATCGGCAGCGCGACCTCGTTTCTTCGGCCGGCCGGCGTTGCGTTGATCGACGATCGGCGCATCGACGTCCTCACCGAGGGCGACTTCATTCCCGCCGGAACGCCGATTCGCGTGACGCGCGTCGAGGGGGCCCGGATCTTCGTCGAACCCGTCACACTTCCGAGCTATAAGGAGTAACTACGTGGCGACTGCCGGCATCCTGATTATCTTTTTCGTCGTCATCATCGGCTTTTTCGTCTTCTTATATTATTTCCCGATCGGTCTTTGGCTGCGCACCGTTGCCGCCGGCGTGCCGCTTTCCATCGGTTCGCTCATCCGGATGCGCATCATCGGCATCCCGCCCGGCATCATCGTCACCAACTTGGTGCGGGCCCGCAAAGCCGGTTTACCGTTGACGGTCGATCAGATGCAGTCGCACTTTTTGGCCGGCGGCAACATCGAGAACGTGACCTTGGCGATGATCGCCGCGCAGCGCGCGCAGATTCCGCTCGAATGGCAGCGCGCCGCCGCAATCGACCTAGCCGGGCGCAACGTGCTCGAGGCACTGCAGACGTCCGTCAATCCAAAAGTGATCGAGACGCCGATCTTTCAAGGCGTCGCGCAGAACGGCATCCAGCTCAACGTCAAGGCGCGAATCACGGTTCGCAGCAATCTCGACCGGTACGTCGGCGGTGCGGGCGAACCCACGATCGTCGCGCGCGTCGGCGAGGGCGTCGTCTCGGCCGTGGGCGCCGCCATCAATCACAAAGAAGTGCTGGAGTATCCCGATCGCATCAGCAAGGCCGTTCTCGCGAAGGGACTCGACGCCGGGACCGCGTTTGAGATCGTGTCGATCGATATCGCGGACGTCGATGTCGGCAAGAACATCGGCGCCGAGTTGCAGACGTCGCAGGCCGACGCGGACCGCCGCATCGCGCAGGCGAAGGCGGCCGAACGGCAATACGCGGCCCTCGCGGCCGAGCAAGAACAAAAGGCCGAGACGCAAGCCATGCGCGCGCGCGTGGTCGAAGCCGAAGCCTCGGTGCCGCAGGCGATCGCCGAGGCGTTCCGCGCCGGCAATCTCGGCATCATGGACTACTACCGGTTGAAAAACATTCAAGCCGATACGGACATGCGCGGCTCGATCTCCGGAAGCGTCGATAAAGGCACCGACACGCCGCCGCCGCAGCCGCCGCAGAAGTAGCGCTGATGGACACGCTTTTCTCGATTATCGAGGCCGCAAGCGATGCCAAGAAGCGGACGACGCAGCCCGTGGCCCGCAAGTCAGCGCCGTCGCGACCCGTACCCGTCGCCGTCGTGCCGGTTCCCGCGCCCGCGCCCGAAGCCGGCTTCGACGAACTGCCGCATCTCGATCCATTGCCGGGCACGATTCTCGCTATTCCGGCGGCGCATCGCGCCGGGGGATTGCGTGGACTCTTCGAAGATGGGAACAGTCTAGTGCGAGCGGTCATCGCGGCCGAGGTACTCGGACCGCCCGTCGCCCTGAGGGAGCAATCACACTGGAGTCAACCACAAAGCGATCGATCGACCTCAGTGGCCTGAGCGACCACTTTCGGCTTTTCGGAAAATTCGACCAGAATCTCTCGGCCCTCGAAGGCGCGCTCGCCGTCTCGCTGCGCGTCGACGGCAATCGCCTAGTGCTGCACGGTGAGGCCGGCGCTGTCGATCGCGCGTACGACGTGGTCGAGCGCATGCTCGGCGCGGCGGTCGGCGGGGCGCAAGTGACGCCGGACGACGTTGCGCTGGCGACCTCCGACGTCGTCGGCAAAGACGAAGCGACGCGTTTGCCCGAAACGCTCTTTCGTACGCAGCGCGGAAAAGAAATTCGTCCAAAAACAGCCGGACAACGCGCGTTCGTGCGCGCGATCGAAACGAACACGCTCACCTTCGGTATCGGGCCGGCCGGCACGGGCAAAACCTTTCTCGCCGTCGTCATGGCCGTGCGCGCGCTCAAAGCGCGCCAAGTGGAGCGCGTCATTCTCTCGCGCCCCGCGGTGGAGGCGGGTGAGAAACTCGGCTTTCTTCCGGGAGATCTCAAAGAGAAGGTCGATCCGTATCTGCGTCCGCTCTACGACGCGCTCGCCGAATGTCTCGATGACGGCGCCGTCGCCAAATACATCGAACGCGGAACCTTCGAGGTTGCGCCGCTGGCATACATGCGCGGGCGCACGCTCGCCGATGCTTTCGTGATTCTCGACGAAGCGCAGAACGCGACCCGCGAACAATTGAAGATGTTCCTCACGCGGCTGGGCGCCAATTCGAAGATGGTGGTCAACGGCGACGTTACGCAGATCGACTTACCGAAGGGTGCGGCGTGCGGACTGCTCGAAGTGCCGCGCCGTTTCGCCGGCGTCGACGATATCGGCATCGTCGCGCTGAGCGAGACCGACGTGGTGCGTCATCCGCTGGTGGCGAAGATCATTCGCGCCTATGCTGCGGAGTACGGCGGAACTCCGTGATCCACTATCGCAACGCCACGCGTCGTTCGGGCGTCGACTCGCGGCGGCTCAAACGAGTGGCACGCGAACTCCTGGCGGCTGCCGGCGAAGAGGACGCATCGCTCTCGCTCTCGCTCGTGACCGATCGCGCGATACGCGAGCTCAACCGCATTCATCGCGGAAAAGACGCGCCGACCGATGTGTTGAGTTTTCCGCTTTTAGGCGAAGAAGATCCCACGCTGGGGCCGGGCGGCGAACGATTGATCGGCGACGTCGTGATCAGCGTCGAAACGGCGCGCCGTCAGGCAGCCGGGTACGACGCGCCGCTCCAACACGAACTCTATCGGTTGCTCATTCACGGCATTCTGCACGTGCTCGGACACGATCACGAGGACGCCGGGGAGCGCGCCGCGATGGAGACCGAAGAGCGCCGCCTGGCAAACGCCATCGCCATGCCGTGGCCGTACGATGACCAACGCGCCTGAACCGCATCGCGATCATCACGATCACCACGAGGTGCCGTACGTGCGGATCGCGGAGACCAAATTCTGGAGTTCGTTTCACTACGCGTTTGCGGGCGTCTTGTACGCCACCAAGACGCAGCCCAACATGCGCGTTCACATGGTCATTGCGGCGCTCGTCTTGCTCGCGACCTTGGTGCTGCGGCTCGAACGCGTCTACGTTATCGCAATCGTCATCGTCATCGCACTCGTTCTCAGCCTCGAACTCGTCAATACCGCGGTCGAGGCGGTCGTCGACCTGCTCACCGTCGTGCATCATCCGCTCGCGAAGACGGCGAAAGATGCCGCCGCGGGCGCGGTGCTCATCGCGACGATCGGCGCGGTCGTGGTTGGGTACCTCTGTTTCTACCAAGGCATCCAGAGCGGCGGCCAGCGCGTCTTCGACGCCGTCGCGCAGGTGCCGTCGAACGCCGCCCTCATCATCCTCGCGGTGGCCGCGATCGCAACGATCTTTGCCAAAGCCTTCGTCGGGCGCGGTTCGGCGCTTCAGGGCGGGGCTGTCTCGGGCCACGCGGCCCTCGCGTTCGCCGGTGCCACGATCCTGGCGCTCTTTTACGGTCGGCCGCTCGCCGCGATCCTGGCGTACTTCGTCGCCTTTCTGGTGGCACAAAGCCGGGTCGAAGCGCGGATTCATTCCGTGTTCGAGGTGACCTGGGGCGGCGCGCTTGGGACCTTAGTCGCACTCTTCGTCTATCTCTTGGTCCGCCGCCACCTTATGTTATAATGGCCCCGCATTGGAAAACGACCCTCCGCCTCTACTCACCCCCGACCGCCGCGGATTCGGAGTAGCCGGATCTTAATGGTGGACCAGATTCATTGGCTCGAAATCGGCACGCTCGTGCTGCTCGTCATGGCAGCGGCATTTTTTGCCGCGTCCGAAGCGGCCCTCGTGGGCGTCTCGCGGATGCGGGCGCGCGCCATGGTGGAGCGCGGAATCAAGAGCGCGAACGCCGTCGTGGGCCTCATCGACGACCGCAATCGCTTCCTGACCTCGGTCCTGATCGCGAATACGGTCGTGCTCTTAGCAGCCGACTCGCTGGCGACGTACCTCTTCATTCAATTGGGAATCCCCGGCGGCGCGGTAACCTCGACCGTGGTCATGACCGTCGTGCTGCTGCTCTTCGGTGAGATCGTTCCCAAGACGGTCGCGGTCTCGAATACGGAGCGCTGGGCGCTGCGTCTGGCGCAGCCGATGCGGTGGGTCGCTTGGTTCCTGACGCCGCTCGTGCGCGCGTTTCAGTTCCTCACCAATCTCTTGCTACGTCCGTTCGGCATCAAGCACGCACAGCAGCTCTTCGTCACCGAAGACGACATCCGCGCGATCGTCAACGTCGGCGCCGAACAGAAGGTGCTCTTGGAACAGGAGCGCGAGATGATTCACTCGGTCATCGAGTTCGGCGACACCATCGTGCGCGAAGTGATGACGCCGCGGCCCAACATCGTTGCCGTATCGATCGACGACTCGCCCCGCCGCGCGCTCGACGTCGTCATCGCCGAGGGCTACTCCAAACTACCGGTCTATCAAGAATCGAAGGACGATATCGTCGGCGTCGTTCACGATCGCGAGCTGCTCATCAGTCTCGCGAACGGCACGCTGAGTACGACGCCGCTGCGGCTGCTGATGCGCGCCGTCGCCCACGTGCCGGAGAATAAGAAGATCGCCGAACTGTTGCGCGAGATGCAGCGCGACAAATTCTCGATGGCGATCGTGGTGGACGAGTACGGCGGCACCGACGGTCTGGTAACCATGGAAGATCTGCTCGAAGAACTCGTCGGCGAGATTCGCGACGAGCACGACGAAGATGAGGTCGATCCGATTCGGATCGTCTCCGAGGACGAAGCGATCGTCGATTCGGGCATGAATATCGAAGACGTTAATGCGAAACTGGGTACGCGCTTACCGTTCGAGGAGTTCGAAACGATCGGCGGCTTCACCGTCGGGCTTTTCGGCCGGCTCCCGAACGAAGGCGAGGAGATACGCGCCGACGAGAATACGCGGCTCAAAGTCGAACGCATGCGCGGGCGCCGTATCGTGTCGCTACGCGTCTATACCAGCGGTTTGACGGGTAACGGCGGCCGCGAACGCGAGCGCGAAACGGAAGCGCAGGAAGATGTCGTCTGACGAGCTGCTCGAACACGCCAAACGGGCGCGCGCGAACGCCTACGCACCCTATTCGAAGTTCGCCGTCGGTGCGGCCGTCGATGTCGGCAACGGAACGGTCGTCATCGGTGCGAACGTCGAGAACGCGAGCTACGGACTCTCGCTCTGCGCCGAACGCGTCGCCCTTTCCAGCGCGATCGCAGCCGGCCATCGCACGATTCGCGCGATCGCAATCGCCGGTCCGGAGGCAACCGAAACGGCGCCCTGCGGCGCCTGCCGGCAATTCATCGCCGAGTTCGATCCGGCGATGCCGGTGACGTTTACCACGGCGGCCGAGCCGCTGCGCACGACGCTCGCAGAACTGCTGCCGCACGCATTCGGTCCGCGCGCGCTCACGTGAGCGCGCCCGCGCGCGCCTACAAAACGTTGGGCGTGGTGCTGAGGGGACGAAATCTGGGCGAGGCCGATCGCATTCTCACGCTCTTTACCACCGAACGCGGCAAAGTGGACGCCGTCGCTAAAGGCGTCCGGCGCACCAAGAGTCATCTCGCCGGGCGGTTGGAATTCATGAACGAGGTACGTCTGGGAATGCATCGCGGCCGCAACCTGGACGTCATAACCTCGGCCGAGATCGAATGCGCGCATTGGAACGGCATCGTCGCGCCGGAAGCGTTCGCTGCGGCGAGTCTGATCGCCGAGCTGCTCGACGCCTTCTGCGAACCCGACCTGGCGCTGCCCGATATCTACGAACTCCTCACCGGCGCAATCGCCGCGGTCGACGGATCGCCGCATCCGCTCGAATTGCTGCCGCGCTTCTCGCTGCGCTTGCTCGAAGCGCTCGGACTCGCCCCGCCGCCCGAACATTGCGCGCGCTGCGGCGCACCGCTCGAGGGCCGGCCGGCGTGGCTCGATCCCGAAGCCGGCGGACTGGCCGGCGAAGAATGCCGCGTCACCTGGCGCCAGGTTCTAGAACTCGACGTCGTCGACGTTGCGAATTTCCGCGCCCTGGGCGCACGAAAGGGGGGCCCCGTTCGGCCGGTCGCGCGTGCGACGCCGGCGGTAGCAAGGGCGATCGAGACGCTCGTCAATCATCACCTCGGGCGCCGGCTCAAAGCGGGACTGCACGCCGCCGAGTTCGTAACCGGGTAGGCTATGGCCGTTCTCGCCCTCGATGTCGGCAGCAAACGCATCGGCGTAGCCGTCGCCGACCCTACCGGCAGTTTCGCCCTGCCCGTGACCGTCATCGAACGCACGAATCTCGCTGCGGACCTGGCGGAGATCCTGGAGCTAGCGGTCGCATACCTGGCTAACGAACTGGTCGTCGGCGATCCCGTACGGCTCTCCGGCGAACGCGGGCCGGCGTCCGACAAGATGGATCGTTTCGTAGATGCGCTCGCGCGGGTCTTTCCGGGTACGATTCACCGCGTGGACGAACGCCTGACGACCGCTCAAGCGACCAAGACGCTGATCGCCGCCGACGTTTCCCGCGCAAAACGTCGTGCCGCCGTCGACAAGATGGCTGCGGCGCTGATTCTCGAGAGTTTCCTCGCTCGCCGCCGCGGTCCGAGCACGTGATGCGCGTTTTGCGCCTGCTCGTTGCGATCGTGATCGTCGCCGCCGCCGCGGCCGGTCTCTGGCTGCGCGCTTCGATCTTCAGCGATCGCTCGCATCCGAGCAGGTCGACCCAAGTCATCGTTCCGCGCGGCTCGACCTTTCACGATATCGCCGATCAACTGGCGGCCGGCGGCGTGATCGGCAACGCGTTTGCGTTCCGTCTCTACGCGAAGCTCAAACACGAGGACACCTCGGTACGCGCCGGCGAGTACCGCTTCGCACCGCATCAGACGCCCAACCACGTGCTCGATCAACTCCTGACCGGCGGCGCGCAGATCGCGAAGTGGGTCACGTTTCCTGAGGGTTTCACCGACGTTCAGGTGGCGCACCGTTTGGCGGACGAGGGCTTCGGCGACTGGCGCCGTTTCGCGTCGGCGTTCGCACGCGACACGATCGTGGTGGGCGGGGTCCGCACGAAGAATCTCGAGGGCTACCTCTTTCCCAGCACGTATCTCGTGCCGCTCGGCGCGAGCCCGAACGTAGTCGAGGCGATCATGACGGCGCAGTTCCGAAAGGAACTGCCGCACGGCGCCGCCTCCAAAGCGAAGGCGTTGGGGCTGAACGTCCCGCAAGTCGTAACCGTGGCGTCGCTGGTTCAACAGGAAGGCAAGGCGGACGAGGAGCGTTCGCTCATCGCAAGCGTCATCTACAACCGGCTGCGCCTTCACATGCCGCTGCAGATCGACGCCACGCTCGAATACACGCTGGCGCACCATAAAGATGTGCTGACCTTTGCAGACGTCAGGACGGATTCGCCGTACAATACGTACAAGCACGAGGGTCTGCCCCCGACGCCGATTGCAAACCCCGGGCAGCCGTCGATCGCCGCGGCCTTCGACCCCAAAACGTCCGGGTATCTCTACTACGTCGCCAAACGCGACGGCCACTCCGCGTTTGCGAAGACGCTGGCTCAACACGAAGCCAACGTCCGCAAGTATCTCAAGTAAGGAGCTCACCATGTCATCCAACGGCGAGTCGAATCAACCGGCCGCTCTCGAACTTCGCGACGTGCTGGTGATCCAGACGACCGATGAAAAGGAACTCGAATTTGAGGTCGTCGGTCTCGTCGAGGATGACGAGAAGAACTCGTACGCGGTTCTGTATTGCGAGAAAGACGACGAGTTCGTGGTCACCGATGCCAAGGGCAGCCTGCTCAACGACGACGAACTGGCGCAGGAGATTCTGGACGATTTCTTCGTCCTCGCCGAAGAGTCGACCGAAGAAGGAGGGGACGCCTAATTCGCGTCCTGTTTCTCTCGGCGAACGTGGGCGTCGGCCACATGGCCGCCGCATCGGCCGTGAAAGACGCGCTCGCGCAGATCGATCCGCTCGTCGAAACGCAGGTCGTGGACTCGTATAAATACGCGGCCTCGGTAGTCTCGCGCGTGGTTTCCAACGGCTATCTCGGGATGGTCAAAACCATCCCGCAGATGTATCGTTTTCTCTACCATCGCGCCGAGCGCGCGACCGAGGTAGGTCCGTTTCGCACCTGGGTCCATCAGTTTACGGCGAGCAACCTGCGCGCGCTGATCGAGACGCAAGCCCCCGACGTCGTCGTCTGCACGCATGCGTTTCCGTGCGGAGCGATGGCCGAATACAAGAAGCAATTCCCCGACGCCCCGCCCGTCGTCGGTGTAGTGACGGACTTCTGCGTGCACTCGTTTTGGATTAACAAGAACATCGAAGGCTACGCGGTCGCCACATCGGAGATGCGCGAGACGATGATCGCGCGCGGCGTGAAAGCCGAGCGGGTCGTCGTCTCCGGCATTCCCGTGCAGCGCGCGTTCGCGTTGCCGCACGAGCCGGCAGACGCCTTACGCGACCGGCTGGGATTGCCGAAGGACCGCTTCATCGTGCTGCTCATGGGCGGCGGCCTGGGGATCGGGCCGCTCGAAACGATGATGCGTTCGCTCGACGAAATCGATCTGCCGATCTGCGCGGTCGTGATCGTCGGGCGCAACGCGCACCTGGAACAACGGGTATTGGAATCGGCCAACCACGTGAAGTACCCGCTGCGCGTGATGCGGTTCGTGAACAACGTGCACGACTACATGCATGCAAGCGACGTGCTGCTCACCAAGCCCGGCGGCCTTACCTCGGCCGAAGCGCTGGTCGCGGGAATTCCGATGGTGCTCTTCAAACCGCTGCCGGGACAAGAGGAACGCAACACGCGGTACCTCGTTGAGCGCAAAGCGGCGCTGCGCGCAAAAACGGAACGCGATCTCACGCGCACGGTGCGCCGGCTGCTCGAGTCGGAGGATCTGCGCGCCAAGATGCGTGCTTCCATGAAGGACCTCGCGCGTCCCGATGCGGCCCGCGACGTCGCAACCCTCATCGCGTCCCTCGCGACGCGCCACGAAAAGGCGGTGCTCGTCTAATGCTTCCATCACCCCGATACTACGCGACCTGGCTCGCGATCGCGCGGATATTCACGGGCGTATTCTGGCTCGCTCACGGTGTCGGCAAGTTCCTCAACAGCGCGCAGTATCTGCCGCCGGGCGGCTTTCTGCCCGGGTTCGTCGCGAAGGCGACGCAAGGCTCGACGGGGTTCTATCACGACGTCCTTTTAAACGTGGTGACGCCGAATCTGGCGCTCGTTGCAGAACTCATCCGCGTCGGCGAAGTACTCGTCGGATGCAGTTTGCTTTTCGGTTTGTGGACGCGCCTCGGCGCGCTCGGCGGAATCTTCCTCGCGCTCAACTACATCTTCGCAAAGGGCGGCGTTTCGTCGTTCGATACGCTTGGCTCGCTCGATTTCGCGGCGCTTGCTTTGTCGGCGATCAGCTTCGTGATTCCAACGGGACGAATGCTCGGCGTCGATGCGTTGCTGGGTCGCAAGCCCGCCGAGCCCGTTCTCGTTCCGGAATTCGTCGACGAACCCGCTCCGGCGCCGGTGACGATGGGAACCGCGCCGCCGCCCGAGCCGCCCACGCAGTAGGAATTGTGCGGCCATGCCCTGTATATGGGGCGGTCGCCTACGGAGAGGTGGGTGAGTGGCTAAAACCAGTCGTTTGCTAAATGACCGAGGGGCACAAACCCCTCCGAGGGTTCGAATCCCTCCCTCTCCGCCAGCAACCTCCGGCAAGACGACAAAAGCTGGGAGGTAATAAAAAAAGCCGCAACGTAAACATGGCGGCTGCGTGCGGTCGTAGCTCAATTGGATAGAGCAACAGGCTACGAACTTGTAGGTTGGGGGTTCGAGTCCCTCCGACCGCACATTGTGCGAGATGCGCTCTCTTGATCGGAGAGCGTATTTCTTTCCCGGATTCGCCCGTGCGAGTTCGTCACTTGAAACGGCGCCGCCGGGTCTGGTAGAGTAAATCGTCGAATCATACTCGGGCGAGGCTCGGTAGCTCAGCGGTAGAGCAGGGGACTCATAAGCCCTTGGTCGGGTGTTCAAATCACCCCCGAGTCACCAATAGACGGACCGGCCGCCCGGAAGGCGGCCGGCTCCGCTTTCTACAAGGACCACCA
Above is a genomic segment from Candidatus Baltobacteraceae bacterium containing:
- the floA gene encoding flotillin-like protein FloA (flotillin-like protein involved in membrane lipid rafts), whose product is MATAGILIIFFVVIIGFFVFLYYFPIGLWLRTVAAGVPLSIGSLIRMRIIGIPPGIIVTNLVRARKAGLPLTVDQMQSHFLAGGNIENVTLAMIAAQRAQIPLEWQRAAAIDLAGRNVLEALQTSVNPKVIETPIFQGVAQNGIQLNVKARITVRSNLDRYVGGAGEPTIVARVGEGVVSAVGAAINHKEVLEYPDRISKAVLAKGLDAGTAFEIVSIDIADVDVGKNIGAELQTSQADADRRIAQAKAAERQYAALAAEQEQKAETQAMRARVVEAEASVPQAIAEAFRAGNLGIMDYYRLKNIQADTDMRGSISGSVDKGTDTPPPQPPQK
- a CDS encoding PhoH family protein; this translates as MLHGEAGAVDRAYDVVERMLGAAVGGAQVTPDDVALATSDVVGKDEATRLPETLFRTQRGKEIRPKTAGQRAFVRAIETNTLTFGIGPAGTGKTFLAVVMAVRALKARQVERVILSRPAVEAGEKLGFLPGDLKEKVDPYLRPLYDALAECLDDGAVAKYIERGTFEVAPLAYMRGRTLADAFVILDEAQNATREQLKMFLTRLGANSKMVVNGDVTQIDLPKGAACGLLEVPRRFAGVDDIGIVALSETDVVRHPLVAKIIRAYAAEYGGTP
- the ybeY gene encoding rRNA maturation RNase YbeY produces the protein MIHYRNATRRSGVDSRRLKRVARELLAAAGEEDASLSLSLVTDRAIRELNRIHRGKDAPTDVLSFPLLGEEDPTLGPGGERLIGDVVISVETARRQAAGYDAPLQHELYRLLIHGILHVLGHDHEDAGERAAMETEERRLANAIAMPWPYDDQRA
- a CDS encoding diacylglycerol kinase, with the translated sequence MTNAPEPHRDHHDHHEVPYVRIAETKFWSSFHYAFAGVLYATKTQPNMRVHMVIAALVLLATLVLRLERVYVIAIVIVIALVLSLELVNTAVEAVVDLLTVVHHPLAKTAKDAAAGAVLIATIGAVVVGYLCFYQGIQSGGQRVFDAVAQVPSNAALIILAVAAIATIFAKAFVGRGSALQGGAVSGHAALAFAGATILALFYGRPLAAILAYFVAFLVAQSRVEARIHSVFEVTWGGALGTLVALFVYLLVRRHLML
- a CDS encoding hemolysin family protein; amino-acid sequence: MVDQIHWLEIGTLVLLVMAAAFFAASEAALVGVSRMRARAMVERGIKSANAVVGLIDDRNRFLTSVLIANTVVLLAADSLATYLFIQLGIPGGAVTSTVVMTVVLLLFGEIVPKTVAVSNTERWALRLAQPMRWVAWFLTPLVRAFQFLTNLLLRPFGIKHAQQLFVTEDDIRAIVNVGAEQKVLLEQEREMIHSVIEFGDTIVREVMTPRPNIVAVSIDDSPRRALDVVIAEGYSKLPVYQESKDDIVGVVHDRELLISLANGTLSTTPLRLLMRAVAHVPENKKIAELLREMQRDKFSMAIVVDEYGGTDGLVTMEDLLEELVGEIRDEHDEDEVDPIRIVSEDEAIVDSGMNIEDVNAKLGTRLPFEEFETIGGFTVGLFGRLPNEGEEIRADENTRLKVERMRGRRIVSLRVYTSGLTGNGGRERERETEAQEDVV
- a CDS encoding cytidine deaminase, with translation MSSDELLEHAKRARANAYAPYSKFAVGAAVDVGNGTVVIGANVENASYGLSLCAERVALSSAIAAGHRTIRAIAIAGPEATETAPCGACRQFIAEFDPAMPVTFTTAAEPLRTTLAELLPHAFGPRALT
- the recO gene encoding DNA repair protein RecO, whose protein sequence is MSAPARAYKTLGVVLRGRNLGEADRILTLFTTERGKVDAVAKGVRRTKSHLAGRLEFMNEVRLGMHRGRNLDVITSAEIECAHWNGIVAPEAFAAASLIAELLDAFCEPDLALPDIYELLTGAIAAVDGSPHPLELLPRFSLRLLEALGLAPPPEHCARCGAPLEGRPAWLDPEAGGLAGEECRVTWRQVLELDVVDVANFRALGARKGGPVRPVARATPAVARAIETLVNHHLGRRLKAGLHAAEFVTG
- the ruvX gene encoding Holliday junction resolvase RuvX yields the protein MAVLALDVGSKRIGVAVADPTGSFALPVTVIERTNLAADLAEILELAVAYLANELVVGDPVRLSGERGPASDKMDRFVDALARVFPGTIHRVDERLTTAQATKTLIAADVSRAKRRAAVDKMAAALILESFLARRRGPST
- the mltG gene encoding endolytic transglycosylase MltG — its product is MRVLRLLVAIVIVAAAAAGLWLRASIFSDRSHPSRSTQVIVPRGSTFHDIADQLAAGGVIGNAFAFRLYAKLKHEDTSVRAGEYRFAPHQTPNHVLDQLLTGGAQIAKWVTFPEGFTDVQVAHRLADEGFGDWRRFASAFARDTIVVGGVRTKNLEGYLFPSTYLVPLGASPNVVEAIMTAQFRKELPHGAASKAKALGLNVPQVVTVASLVQQEGKADEERSLIASVIYNRLRLHMPLQIDATLEYTLAHHKDVLTFADVRTDSPYNTYKHEGLPPTPIANPGQPSIAAAFDPKTSGYLYYVAKRDGHSAFAKTLAQHEANVRKYLK
- a CDS encoding glycosyltransferase — translated: MGVGHMAAASAVKDALAQIDPLVETQVVDSYKYAASVVSRVVSNGYLGMVKTIPQMYRFLYHRAERATEVGPFRTWVHQFTASNLRALIETQAPDVVVCTHAFPCGAMAEYKKQFPDAPPVVGVVTDFCVHSFWINKNIEGYAVATSEMRETMIARGVKAERVVVSGIPVQRAFALPHEPADALRDRLGLPKDRFIVLLMGGGLGIGPLETMMRSLDEIDLPICAVVIVGRNAHLEQRVLESANHVKYPLRVMRFVNNVHDYMHASDVLLTKPGGLTSAEALVAGIPMVLFKPLPGQEERNTRYLVERKAALRAKTERDLTRTVRRLLESEDLRAKMRASMKDLARPDAARDVATLIASLATRHEKAVLV
- a CDS encoding DoxX family protein translates to MLPSPRYYATWLAIARIFTGVFWLAHGVGKFLNSAQYLPPGGFLPGFVAKATQGSTGFYHDVLLNVVTPNLALVAELIRVGEVLVGCSLLFGLWTRLGALGGIFLALNYIFAKGGVSSFDTLGSLDFAALALSAISFVIPTGRMLGVDALLGRKPAEPVLVPEFVDEPAPAPVTMGTAPPPEPPTQ